The sequence CTGCGATTATTTGTTTATCCCAGATTCCATCTACACCGAGCGTTATATGATGCAACCATCAGAGAATTATCTCGCCTACGCAGTAAGTTTCATGCTCACTGACATCGTGATCACAAAAAGCTCCTTTCTCATGCGTTTCACCGTTATTATTAGTCTGTGGGCACCAATAAACACAAATCTGCGTGTATACAGAACTCAACAGTAACTGAGAGGGCCAAGAATTTCCATTCAGTGCAGTATCTTCTGGTTCATGGAACAGCTGATGGTGAGTTACtgggtgcttttatttatttatgtatttattagaTATTTTCAGCATTGATCATTTATAAATACCACAAATCCTTGTGTGGAAACTTGAAAATGTAGGATTTGTTAACCTACTGACCTTTAGCACAACCATGAGTTCAACCCTTGTCCCTCACCAAAGCCTCAGGTCATGACATGTCACCTCAGAAACATAATGGATGGACACTGTTAAATTTGCAGTCACGTTCTTGGTGGCCTGCTTTCCTTTCAGCAGCCCCCTTCAGACCAAAATAAGCAGCTACCAGTGAAATCCTTGTTAATCtatttacttgtttgtttgttgtgtttttctagACAATGTTCACTTCCAGCAGGCGGCTGAGATATCAGAGGCTCTGGTGGAGGAACATGTGGACTTTGAGGCGATGGTGAGCAATCTGGAAAAACCAAAGTGGACTCTCCAGGAAACTATATGTTTTCATAAAGATTTGcatttcaaaaaatattaaCTAGCATATAGACAAGATATGGCTGTTGAGTTGTGCAAAGCATTTACTCTTTTTTCTCGTTTTCAGTGGTACACGGACAAGGACCATGGACTCGACGGTTCAGCCTATCAACACGTTTACACCCACATGAGTCACTTCCTACAGAGGTGCTTTGAATGAAGGTCCACAGACTCACCACCATCATCTTTTGTCATTGtctctaaaattaaaaattatttttcaaagacTAATTTAAAGTATTAGTGCTCCAAATGCAAATGACCTGAGAGAGAACAATGATTATAATGTGAAGGTTGAAAAGTGAAACTGCACTTGTACAACATCTACATCTAAGGGTTTTTACAGTATTGTATTAAGTTATGCACAGAAATATAATACACCACTGTGATTTTATAAAGTTTTAAGAAATGTATGACATTGTTGATTGTTTGACATAATAGTTGTTTTCTAAGACAATGAAGAGTTAAAGAAGGAAAACTTCACCTTGTTTTAGGTGGATATGCAGCCACATTTCACTAATGCAGAAATGAGAAGGaatgttgtattttctaaaAGCATAGAAAACATTTGATGTAAATAAAATTGGGCCTGAATCGGCTCCTATAGTCTGATACTTTATTTTTGCTTGATGGGAATTTCTGAATATAACTCAGAGAAGTACTTTGCACTTCCTGCATTGACACCATGCTGATACATCTTTCATTTTTACCAACTGATAATAAAATGTGAGATGCATATGACAGTCATGGATGGTAAATGGACCTTTTTTTTACACTCACGTGCACTCTTTCAATATTTGCCATTgacccactcacacactcatatagCAACGGTTCCAATGTACAACCACCTCtacttcctgagccgcagccaCCCCATACAGCAGTACCTGTAcatgaacatttatttatacagcataAATCGTGCACCTCTACCTTGCGAAACAGAGATAAGTGCTATTGATGCAATAAAAACTGGGAATTTTCCCCATCTTTTAAAGTTGATCGGGAAGAATCCACAGACTGACCTCCCAAATATGTCAGCACATGTATCTCTTCCCATCATGATGACACAGTAGCACATTAGAGCATCTCCCCTACTTTCTGTTTAACAGGAtgagctgtgtttgtttgatcTTAACACCTAAGTAGCAGCTGGCATCATGCATGAATGCCATCTTTCCTTTCTGAACGAACGCTCTGGTTGTTCATGCAGCCAATGAGACAGTGTCCATGTCTAATGGGTTGAGAGTAACAGGTGAATCTGGTAGAGTGGTAAAAATTGGCCCACCTGAGCAGACTCCTCCTCCACATCTTATCCTATATAAGACAAACTAGCAAAACAGGACAGTTAGatagagacaccagcaacaAGCAGAGGAACTATCAGCACCATTCTTTGCAAAGAAAGACGAAATGGTGAGTTATATTTTGCTGCAAAGCTAAagtcacttgttttttttttacttttctaatCTAATGAGGATTTTTTTATAAACTCAATCTGTATGGTGACTCTCTATGGCTCTATGTGCTGTTCTATGGCAAAGGTTATAACCATGAAAAGCATCTACTCCCTGATCAACATCCTTCTGGTTCTTGGCTGCGTCCAGAGTAGCTGGCAGGTTCCTCTGCTGGAGGCTGACAACAGCTCGAGGTACAGAAATTACATCGAAACTAAATGAAGTTATGTTGTTATTTAAGGGACACAGGTTCTACACAGGTACACAGGTACTCtgtatttcaataaaaataacagatacACCTAAGCAGAGCTATAATTCTATAGTACAGAATAAAAAACTGgattaataaaaagaaaatagaaagaaaatacattaacaGCTGTGTAAAAATACTACAAATTGATAGTAATTGTCAGACGTTTCGTGCCGTACTGTAGTTTCGAGGCAGATGACACAGTAGTGGATGAGCCAAGGGAGCTGTCGAACACGAAGAGACACTCGGAAGGAACTTTCTCAAACGACTACAGCAAATACCTGGAGGAAAGGAAGGCCCAGGACTTTGTTCGGTGGCTGATGAACAACAAGAGAAGCGGGtcagtgtgaaaaaaataatcagaagaATCATACCAGATGTGTACTGTATACAGGTTTTCACTTGTTTGGGTCTTTCTCTTGAATGTTTAGTCTAGCTGCATTCAAGCTCAGGATCACCTTCACTGGTTTAATTTTACACTAtgtctcactgtgtgtttttcagtgctaCAGAAAAGCGCCATGCAGAGGGGACCTTCACCAGCGATGTGAGCTCCTACCTTAAGGACCAGGCAATCAAAGACTTTGTTGCCAAGCTCAAGTCTGGACAAATCAGAAGAGAGTAGGCTGTCTCGctttccttctcctcccctACAGTACCAAAACCCCTAACAGCCTACCTGCCTGTGTCTGATTCCACCTtgacaagagagacagagacatgtTGAGTCAGAAAGTGCTAATCAACTGCTAACCTACTTCTTGTGCCACTTCaactttttcctttctttgctttgtttcttgTGGTTGTGCTAAAATAAATCACCGAAACTTGTTCTACTGCGTTGATTGATATGTTTTCTAGACTGTGTGATGACTGtgagattatttttttcacaccaaaacatgcaaaaagacAAGGAACCAATC is a genomic window of Mastacembelus armatus chromosome 2, fMasArm1.2, whole genome shotgun sequence containing:
- the LOC113127363 gene encoding glucagon-1-like, which gives rise to MVITMKSIYSLINILLVLGCVQSSWQVPLLEADNSSSFEADDTVVDEPRELSNTKRHSEGTFSNDYSKYLEERKAQDFVRWLMNNKRSGATEKRHAEGTFTSDVSSYLKDQAIKDFVAKLKSGQIRRESEMNRREDVFSRRHVDGSFTSDVNKVLDSMAAKEYLLWVMTSKPSGESKKRQVDQRDTSQ